TGTACCTGACGACCGCAAGAGCGACCTCCATGCCACCAACTCCAAATTCCAGTACTGCGCGAACCGTACCGCAGACTGGGCGTGGCGCTACCCCGACGAGGACTGCGTAACCAGCAAGAGCGAAGCCGAGGACGCCATCTACGACGACCTTCGTGAAAAAACCGACTACCTGCACGCGAACCTCGTCCAGAAGGCCATCAAACGCGCCACCGACGACATTGACAACTGTGTTGACCGGCTTGCAGACGGAAAAAACACCAGCAAGCCCTACTACGATACATTCAGCATCGTCTACGACAAGCGAGCGGCCACTTACTACCGCGACAAAGTGAGTCTCGCCACAGTCAACGGCAGAGTTGAATGCGAATACAACCTGCCCGACAACCCTGACGGGACACCACACGGCAAATACCTACTGAACGACGACTACTCATTTTCAACCAGTACCGTCCACTACGACTCAGAAACCGACGAGTTCTACCTGCACGCGGTGATGGAACGGGAACTTGACGTGAACAGTCCTGAGAAAGCCGAGCATTCGAACGTGCTTGGCGTGGACTGCAACGTTGATGACCATATCGCCGTGACCTCGACGGGTGCGTTCGTCGGGAACGCCGACTACCTTAACCATCAACGCCGCGAGTTCGAGAAACGCCGTGCCAGCCTGCAACAGACAGGCACACGGAGTGCCCATCTGACCTTCCAGCGCATTGGCGACAGGTTTGGGCGCTGGAGCGAAGACTACCTGCACCAGTGTTCCAAAGAAATCGTTGCCGAAGCCAAGCGTCACAGCTGTACGCACATCGCATTTGAGGACTTGGAGCAGATTCGAGCGCGTATCAGCGACGGCAAGAAGTTTCAACAATGGGCATTCCGCGAACTGCAAGAACAAACCGAACATAAGGCAGAACTGGCTGGCATTGTCGTTGAAACAGTCGAACCATCCTACACCAGCCAACAATGCTCGAAGTGTGGCTGTACGCTCGAAGAAAACCGAGACGACCAACACTTCCAGTGTTTTGACTGTTCATACTCGGTGAACGCCGACTACAACGCGGCAAAAAACGTTGCTCGGAAACTCGCACTCAAACTCCAGCGAGGGCAGAAGTCCCCCGCTGGAGGGGCGTTCTGTCAGTACGCCCTGAAGTCGGGGACAATGACCGTGAACGCTACTAAAGTGGCGTCCGACACCTACGTATCGGCAGAACGGGAGTCCACCGACAAGCCAACGGCTTCAGCCGTTGATAGCTGACGTTAGACAAGAAGGTGTGGTAGTTAGTCTACCACTGGATTCGCTTTCCAGTTGAATTCGAGAGTTTTCGTCCTACTGTTATGAGATTATCGGGATGAATCATTTTTGGTTCAATTAGAAATGTATCATTGATAATTAAGCAATAAATGGTCAACTTCAAACGGGAAAGGCAATTAGTGAACATATGTTGAGAGTGAGGAATATGATGTCAAGAGCGGAAGGTGGACAATGAGCGAGGGGCAAAGAGACCCAAGTGATGTAGATGTTGGACAACAGCATGATACCCAGTCATCTGATGACAAAAGTATCACAGAAGGTAGTCTTACTCGCCCACTGATACGGCTTGCATGGCCAATCATTGTCATTCAGTTACTACAAGTAACCTACAACATTGCCGACACAATCTATCTTGGCCGGTATTCAACAGATGCGGTTGGTGCGCTTAGCC
This portion of the Salinarchaeum sp. IM2453 genome encodes:
- a CDS encoding RNA-guided endonuclease TnpB family protein — encoded protein: MAWEVTRTVRVRLDVPDDRKSDLHATNSKFQYCANRTADWAWRYPDEDCVTSKSEAEDAIYDDLREKTDYLHANLVQKAIKRATDDIDNCVDRLADGKNTSKPYYDTFSIVYDKRAATYYRDKVSLATVNGRVECEYNLPDNPDGTPHGKYLLNDDYSFSTSTVHYDSETDEFYLHAVMERELDVNSPEKAEHSNVLGVDCNVDDHIAVTSTGAFVGNADYLNHQRREFEKRRASLQQTGTRSAHLTFQRIGDRFGRWSEDYLHQCSKEIVAEAKRHSCTHIAFEDLEQIRARISDGKKFQQWAFRELQEQTEHKAELAGIVVETVEPSYTSQQCSKCGCTLEENRDDQHFQCFDCSYSVNADYNAAKNVARKLALKLQRGQKSPAGGAFCQYALKSGTMTVNATKVASDTYVSAERESTDKPTASAVDS